The following proteins are encoded in a genomic region of Synergistaceae bacterium:
- a CDS encoding HAD family hydrolase, translating to MIRLAVFDHDMTIVDSSYAIMEGFNYVARHEGLPEVSHELTMKYIATPIPTFCEGLLGDYRPEWIRLYRSQAERLERELIRPFPDTVSTMKTLRSMGVKLAVLSNREHPSNALKHTGLDILFDRIVGAEEPYGHLPYKPDPAMMDALMKDLRVPPSETVYVGDADIDIATAIGAHVRGIGITAGNFTHDDFMTLGAWKSIDTLSEIIDIIKQDALS from the coding sequence ATGATACGGCTTGCAGTTTTCGACCATGATATGACAATCGTAGACAGCTCTTATGCCATCATGGAAGGGTTCAATTACGTTGCACGGCATGAAGGACTGCCGGAAGTCTCGCACGAACTCACAATGAAGTACATTGCTACGCCTATTCCGACATTCTGCGAGGGGCTACTGGGAGACTACCGCCCCGAATGGATTAGGCTGTACAGGTCTCAGGCAGAAAGGCTCGAACGCGAATTGATACGGCCTTTCCCGGATACAGTCTCAACAATGAAAACTCTCCGCAGTATGGGCGTAAAGCTGGCTGTCCTGTCGAACCGCGAACATCCGTCAAACGCTCTGAAACACACCGGGCTTGACATTCTTTTTGACCGCATTGTAGGGGCTGAGGAGCCTTACGGACATTTGCCCTACAAGCCTGACCCGGCCATGATGGACGCTCTCATGAAGGATTTGCGCGTTCCTCCGTCTGAAACTGTCTACGTTGGCGACGCTGATATTGACATCGCTACGGCTATCGGTGCTCACGTAAGGGGAATAGGCATTACCGCAGGCAACTTCACTCATGACGACTTCATGACGCTGGGCGCGTGGAAAAGTATCGACACACTATCCGAAATCATAGACATCATCAAGCAGGATGCCCTATCATAA